A genomic window from Triticum urartu cultivar G1812 chromosome 7, Tu2.1, whole genome shotgun sequence includes:
- the LOC125523275 gene encoding ABC transporter G family member 4-like, which yields MATTTTATVTEPDNADESSPPSKNVMYELAARNIYYAKPAAAPTLSLGRLLKPCGAALSTPEYILRDVSLTARAGEILAVVGPSGAGKSTLLDILAVRTAPTHGRLLLNSAPLRSSSFRRLSAHVPQADVALSLLTVAETFTFAASLLYHTSASAASTAVTALLADLRLAHAAHTRVSASRLSGGERRRVSIGLALLRDPGVLLLDEPTSGLDSSSAFVVVGCLRAVAAARGTTVVLSIHQPSARLLSAVDSLLLLSRGIVLHHGSLASLDAALLSHGFAVPAQLNPLEYALEVIDQIPHPSPSSPEPKSEQDLTTKTSDSDRHRPVMATPPSLSCTSPCSRIHEFVVLYKRAWKVVYRSKQLLLTNFLEAVIVGTLLGTIYINAGYGEAGAQKRLGLFAFTLTFLLTSTTETLPTFVTERPIVLAETAAGLYRLSSHATAATMVFLPYLLVVALLYSSCVYFLVGLCASPAAFAVFVLVVWAVVLTANSFVLFISSFAPDYIAGMSLVSVSLAGFFLFSGYFLSRESTPVYWVFMHYASPYKYALDAMLANEYSCAANRCFGVAGAGEECSETGRDVLAARGLTAEERWTGVQVLFGFFLLYRVLYWVVLSRRASRAKR from the coding sequence ATGGCCACCACAACCACCGCAACTGTCACCGAACCTGACAATGCCGACGAGTCTTCACCACCATCTAAGAATGTCATGTACGAGCTAGCCGCGCGGAACATCTACTACGCGAAGCCGGCCGCGGCGCCGACATTGTCGCTCGGCCGGCTCCTGAAGCCATGCGGCGCGGCCCTTTCGACGCCCGAGTACATCCTCCGCGACGTGTCGCTCACGGCGCGGGCGGGGGAGATCCTGGCCGTCGTCGGCCCGAGCGGCGCCGGCAAGTCCACGCTGCTCGACATCCTCGCGGTGCGGACCGCGCCCACCCACGGGCGCCTCCTGCTCAACTCGGCGCCGCTCCGGTCCTCCTCCTTCCGCCGGCTCTCCGCCCACGTTCCCCAGGCGGACGTCGCGCTGTCGCTGCTCACCGTGGCCGAGACGTTCACCTTCGCCGCGTCGCTGCTTTACCATACGTCGGCGTCCGCGGCCTCGACCGCGGTCACGGCGCTCCTCGCGGACCTCCGTCTGGCGCACGCGGCTCACACGCGGGTCTCCGCGTCCCGGCTGTCGGGTGGCGAGCGCCGGCGGGTCTCCATTGGCCTCGCCCTGCTCCGCGACCCCGGGGTGCTCCTGCTCGATGAGCCGACCTCCGGCCTCGACTCCTCCTCGGCGTTCGTGGTCGTCGGCTGCCTCCGCGCCGTGGCGGCCGCCAGAGGCACGACGGTGGTGCTGTCCATCCACCAGCCCAGCGCGCGCCTCCTCTCCGCCGTGGATTCGCTCCTGCTCCTCTCCCGCGGCATCGTCCTCCACCACGGCTCCCTCGCCTCCCTCGACGCCGCCCTCCTCTCACACGGCTTCGCCGTGCCCGCGCAGCTCAACCCGCTAGAGTACGCCCTCGAGGTCATCGACCAGATACCCCATCCCTCGCCCTCCTCCCCTGAACCCAAGTCGGAACAAGATCTCACAACCAAGACATCGGATTCGGACCGCCACAGGCCGGTCATGGCGACACCGCCGTCGTTGTCGTGTACTTCGCCGTGCTCGCGGATACATGAGTTCGTAGTTCTGTACAAAAGGGCGTGGAAGGTGGTGTATCGCAGCAAGCAGCTGCTATTGACCAACTTCCTCGAGGCTGTCATCGTCGGGACGCTGCTGGGCACCATCTACATCAACGCCGGCTATGGCGAGGCCGGCGCACAGAAGCGACTGGGGCTCTTCGCCTTCACGCTGACGTTCCTGCTCACCTCCACCACGGAGACGCTGCCGACGTTCGTCACGGAGCGGCCTATCGTGCTCGCTGAGACGGCGGCTGGTCTGTACCGGCTGTCCTCCCACGCCACCGCGGCCACGATGGTGTTCCTCCCGTATCTCCTGGTGGTGGCGCTGCTCTACTCCTCGTGCGTCTACTTCCTCGTCGGCCTCTGCGCGTCGCCGGCGGCATTCGCAGTGTTTGTGCTGGTGGTGTGGGCGGTGGTGCTCACGGCCAACTCCTTCGTGCTCTTCATCAGTTCCTTCGCGCCGGACTACATCGCGGGAATGTCGCTGGTGTCGGTGTCGCTGGCCGGGTTCTTCCTCTTCTCTGGCTACTTCCTGTCCCGGGAGAGCACGCCGGTGTACTGGGTGTTCATGCACTACGCCTCTCCCTACAAGTACGCGCTGGACGCCATGCTCGCCAACGAGTACTCGTGCGCGGCGAACCGGTGCTTTGGGGTGGCCGGCGCCGGAGAGGAGTGCTCCGAGACGGGGCGCGACGTGCTGGCGGCGAGAGGCCTCACGGCGGAGGAGCGGTGGACGGGAGTGCAGGTGCTGTTTGGATTCTTCCTCCTCTACCGGGTGCTCTACTGGGTCGTGCTCAGCCGGAGAGCGTCCAGAGCCAAGAGGTGA